Proteins encoded within one genomic window of Brachybacterium avium:
- a CDS encoding carbohydrate ABC transporter permease → MSLNTTAMPDAGVAATEEAPQPSPRRRRLKRSERLALIVGIFILLPIALVWVYPFIWVFSSSLKSNAEIFGSLNPFTSTLHLDSYVRAWHEADMGRYFLNTIFVTGMSILISVTVNALLGYVLGRYTFPGKKVIYALLALVVFLPQGYTVIPIFDLIDSLGLSGSLWGITLAEAGGVSVIVVLLFAGYFAQLPKELEEAATMDGAGFLRIFAQVYLPLAKPVLATAVILQFMHAWNDFLLPLVLTLSQPDLRTLAVGIYSLQNQYFSDWGMMSAASTIALLPIIIVFIVLQKYFIESFSGAVKG, encoded by the coding sequence ATGAGCCTGAACACCACAGCGATGCCGGACGCGGGAGTCGCCGCGACCGAAGAGGCGCCGCAGCCCTCGCCCCGCCGCCGGCGCCTCAAGCGCTCCGAACGGCTCGCGCTGATCGTCGGCATCTTCATCCTGCTGCCGATCGCGCTGGTCTGGGTCTACCCCTTCATCTGGGTGTTCTCCAGCTCGCTGAAGTCGAACGCGGAGATCTTCGGGTCCTTGAACCCGTTCACCTCGACACTCCACCTGGACAGCTATGTCCGCGCCTGGCACGAAGCCGACATGGGCCGGTATTTCCTGAACACGATCTTCGTGACCGGGATGTCGATCCTGATCTCCGTGACCGTGAACGCCCTTCTCGGATACGTCCTCGGCCGCTACACCTTCCCGGGGAAGAAGGTCATCTACGCGCTGCTCGCACTGGTCGTATTCCTCCCGCAGGGATACACCGTGATCCCGATCTTCGACCTGATCGACAGCCTCGGACTTTCGGGCAGCCTGTGGGGCATCACGCTCGCCGAGGCGGGCGGCGTGAGCGTGATCGTCGTGCTCCTCTTCGCCGGCTATTTCGCGCAGCTCCCCAAAGAGCTCGAAGAGGCGGCGACCATGGACGGTGCGGGGTTCCTCCGCATCTTCGCGCAGGTCTACCTCCCATTGGCGAAACCCGTCCTCGCCACTGCGGTCATCCTGCAGTTCATGCACGCCTGGAACGACTTCCTGCTCCCCCTGGTGCTCACGCTCTCCCAGCCGGATCTGCGCACGCTCGCCGTGGGCATCTACAGCCTCCAGAACCAGTATTTCAGCGACTGGGGCATGATGTCGGCCGCGTCGACGATCGCCCTGCTGCCGATCATCATCGTATTCATCGTTCTCCAGAAGTACTTCATCGAGTCCTTCTCCGGCGCAGTGAAAGGTTGA
- a CDS encoding arylsulfatase yields the protein MTTPSYERPHIILVCVDEMRADAMGVAGNDHIDTPNLDDMARGGYRFTRAYSATPTCVPARVAMFTGKSPALHGRYGYREGISFPDAYPVTLQSTLGEAGYQTFGVGKMHVFPDRARCGFDEVLLHDGFLHTSRQLSRGPSARIDDYVEFLRRETGDPRADYQETGIGCNAMTARPWERQERLHPTRWVADESFRFLERRDPTRPFFLYMSFHRPHAPFDPPQWLWDKYRDRRSPRRAMGDWVVRFDEHRHDFGSEAEFGAQKESTHQQVRAGYYGSIEFIDLQLNRLKETLSDQGLLEDTVIVFVSDHGDMMGDHDMYRKSVGYEGSARVPLVMHVPPRWREGWGAPGEVAGIAELRDLMPTMLGLAGVEVPEGLDGGDLRAATAGGTVRDHLHGEHLIGSLGRHSMQWIRSERFKYVWFSGDGHEQLFDLEADPHEERDLADSAEHAEELAGLRELLAGELAGREEGFVADGALVPGRPVQSEAAWVREFARF from the coding sequence GTGACCACCCCCTCCTACGAACGACCCCACATCATCCTGGTCTGCGTCGACGAGATGCGCGCCGATGCGATGGGCGTCGCCGGCAACGACCACATCGACACCCCGAACCTCGACGACATGGCGCGGGGCGGATACCGATTCACCCGGGCCTATTCCGCCACCCCGACGTGCGTTCCCGCGCGGGTCGCGATGTTCACCGGGAAGTCCCCCGCCCTGCACGGTCGCTACGGCTACCGGGAAGGGATCTCCTTCCCCGATGCATATCCGGTGACGCTGCAGTCCACGCTGGGCGAGGCCGGGTACCAGACCTTCGGCGTGGGGAAGATGCACGTGTTCCCCGATCGCGCGCGGTGCGGCTTCGACGAGGTGCTCCTGCACGACGGATTCCTGCACACCTCACGGCAGCTCAGCCGCGGCCCGTCGGCCCGGATCGACGACTACGTGGAGTTCCTCCGTCGCGAGACCGGTGATCCGCGTGCCGACTACCAGGAGACGGGGATCGGGTGCAATGCGATGACGGCCCGGCCCTGGGAGCGTCAGGAGCGGCTGCACCCCACCCGCTGGGTGGCCGATGAGTCGTTCCGCTTCCTCGAACGGCGCGATCCGACCCGACCGTTCTTCCTCTACATGTCCTTCCATCGGCCGCATGCACCGTTCGATCCCCCGCAGTGGCTGTGGGACAAGTACCGCGATCGCCGGTCCCCCCGGCGGGCGATGGGCGACTGGGTCGTCCGGTTCGACGAGCACCGCCACGACTTCGGCTCCGAGGCGGAGTTCGGGGCGCAGAAGGAGAGCACCCACCAGCAGGTGCGGGCCGGCTACTACGGATCGATCGAGTTCATCGACCTGCAGCTGAACCGGCTGAAGGAGACGCTCTCGGATCAGGGCCTGCTCGAGGACACCGTGATCGTGTTCGTCTCCGACCACGGCGACATGATGGGCGATCACGACATGTACCGGAAGTCCGTGGGATACGAGGGCTCCGCCCGGGTGCCGCTGGTGATGCATGTCCCGCCGCGCTGGCGGGAGGGCTGGGGAGCGCCGGGAGAGGTCGCCGGGATCGCCGAGCTGCGGGACCTGATGCCGACGATGCTGGGGCTCGCCGGCGTCGAGGTGCCGGAGGGTCTGGACGGCGGCGATCTGCGTGCGGCGACGGCCGGCGGCACGGTGCGCGACCATCTGCACGGGGAGCATCTGATCGGCTCGCTGGGGCGTCACTCGATGCAGTGGATCCGCTCCGAGCGCTTCAAGTACGTGTGGTTCTCCGGCGACGGGCACGAACAGCTCTTCGATCTCGAGGCCGATCCGCACGAGGAGCGGGACCTCGCCGACTCGGCGGAGCACGCGGAGGAGCTGGCAGGTCTTCGCGAACTGCTGGCCGGGGAGCTGGCCGGGCGCGAGGAGGGCTTCGTGGCCGACGGCGCGCTGGTGCCCGGACGGCCCGTGCAGTCCGAGGCGGCGTGGGTGCGGGAGTTCGCGCGCTTCTGA